A single genomic interval of Dysidea avara chromosome 8, odDysAvar1.4, whole genome shotgun sequence harbors:
- the LOC136262671 gene encoding alpha-1,6-mannosylglycoprotein 6-beta-N-acetylglucosaminyltransferase B-like isoform X2, with protein sequence MARHVHIQSDSTSWSSQLTLCSVDIFGSSSFWPKPSLMKVIQSRSDESCKAACADHHMMCEYSYFPLINTFKALKENFHCSEFQETKKYMSVFPVFLKSASDGYSAGTCVTTKINRLLSCSGQHQGYLRLCPCRHYRKGQVALPIEL encoded by the exons ATGGCAAGACATGTACACATTCAGTCAGATAGTACATCTT GGTCCAGTCAGTTAACATTGTGTAGTGTGGACATATTTGGTAGTAGCTCATTCTGGCCTAAACCTTCACTAATGAAGGTGATCCAGAGTAGAAGTGATGAGTCCTGTAAAGCTGCTTGTGCTGATCACCACATG ATGTGTGAGTACAGCTACTTTCCACTTATAAACACTTTCAAg GCATTAAAAGAGAACTTTCATTGTAGTGAATTTCAAGAAACCAAAAA GTACATGAGTGTGTTCCCAGTCTTCCTCAAGTCAGCTAGTGATGGATACTCTGCTGGGACATGTGTTACTACTAAAATAAACAGACTATTAAGTTGTAGTGGACAACATCAAGGATATTTGAGACTGTGTCCTTGTAGACACTATAGGAAGGGTCAGGTAGCCCTTCCTATTGAATTATAG
- the LOC136262671 gene encoding alpha-1,6-mannosylglycoprotein 6-beta-N-acetylglucosaminyltransferase B-like isoform X1: MLEGGSSLSWTDVEIMARHVHIQSDSTSWSSQLTLCSVDIFGSSSFWPKPSLMKVIQSRSDESCKAACADHHMMCEYSYFPLINTFKALKENFHCSEFQETKKYMSVFPVFLKSASDGYSAGTCVTTKINRLLSCSGQHQGYLRLCPCRHYRKGQVALPIEL, encoded by the exons ATGCTGGAAGGAGG CTCCTCATTATCCTGGACTGATGTAGAGATTATGGCAAGACATGTACACATTCAGTCAGATAGTACATCTT GGTCCAGTCAGTTAACATTGTGTAGTGTGGACATATTTGGTAGTAGCTCATTCTGGCCTAAACCTTCACTAATGAAGGTGATCCAGAGTAGAAGTGATGAGTCCTGTAAAGCTGCTTGTGCTGATCACCACATG ATGTGTGAGTACAGCTACTTTCCACTTATAAACACTTTCAAg GCATTAAAAGAGAACTTTCATTGTAGTGAATTTCAAGAAACCAAAAA GTACATGAGTGTGTTCCCAGTCTTCCTCAAGTCAGCTAGTGATGGATACTCTGCTGGGACATGTGTTACTACTAAAATAAACAGACTATTAAGTTGTAGTGGACAACATCAAGGATATTTGAGACTGTGTCCTTGTAGACACTATAGGAAGGGTCAGGTAGCCCTTCCTATTGAATTATAG